One Lagenorhynchus albirostris chromosome 8, mLagAlb1.1, whole genome shotgun sequence genomic region harbors:
- the CNPY1 gene encoding protein canopy homolog 1, with the protein MEAGYINIGEIEFICDSAPFTMIPLAQSEAFLTDLLDKVCERMNDYKLEEDAVTKEKTSKRFAPRKGDKIYKEFLKFSFYSDAYRHLKFSCETIMEEYEDEIFSLIAQEAHYLADKLCSEKPGLCETSTNHTEL; encoded by the exons ATGGAGGCTGGATATATCAACATCGGCGAAATCGAGTTCATTTGTGATTCAGCCCCTTTCACCATG ATTCCCTTAGCCCAGTCGGAGGCATTCCTCACAGACCTCTTGGATAAAGTgtgtgagcgaatgaatgactaCAAGCTCGAAGAAGACGCCGTGACTAAGGAGAAGACTTCCAAGAGATTTGCTCCAAGGAAAGgagacaaaatatacaaagaatttttaaaattctctttttattctgaTGCTTACAGACATTTGAAATTCTCG TGTGAAACTATAATGGAAGAGTACGAAGATGAAATATTCTCACTTATCGCCCAGGAGGCACACTACCTCGCTGACAAGCTGTGCAGTGAAAAACCAG gtctGTGTGAAACTTCTACTAATCACACTGAACTCTAG